The sequence TCAGGCATTATTGCTTTACGCTTTTGCCAATGACGCAATGCAGAACATCGACATTGAGCCATTAAAAGTAAAAATCGAGCAACTTTTAGCCGAAAAACTTGAAGTTACAATGGAATTTTAAATTTCCATTTGAATACATAAAAGAAAAGCACTTCGATTGAAGTGCTTTTTTAGGTTTTATCCTGAAAACGTTTCTTATTTCTTCATCCAAGACTGTTGTTCTTTTTTATCAGAAGCCTTTTTTCCATTATCAATATTGTATGCTAGCCCAACACCTAAAGTTTGTTTTAACTGGGTTTTCTGAATCTGATTATGATCATACAATACATCAACAGTAATATTTGATGAGATATATTTATTGATTTTCATATTCAATACTGCACCGTATGCAAGTACTAATCTTTCAGGATGATCCAAATAATTTGAAAAAACAGAAGCCGTATTGGTTAAATTGATATTTTCCATTAATTTCAATTTATAAACCGCTGTACCCAAGAAACCAAATTGAAATAATGAGGCATCACCATCATTTTTCAACCCATAATTTCCGGCCGTCTGCAGTTCTTCATCTAATACAAAAGTAATTCTCGCATTGGCAGGGCGTAAAGTCATTGTAAAATTATCATTAGGCCGATAAGTAACTCCAACGCCAACATTTACATAGCCGGGAGCCATAAAGTTTGAAATTTTCTTTGCATCAGGATTATTTCCATCTTCAAAACCTCCGGCGAACTGCGTTTGCAAACTTGCTCCACCAGAAAGATACCAGCTTTTTGCAAACTCTCTTCCATAGTTAGTTGAAAGATTAATGACATCTTGAGTTTTTCTGTTTCCAACGCCTTGCGTATTATTTTGTCCGTAACCGAGAATAATAATATTTTCCCATAAATCTTTCCCTTTTTCGTAAGTCATGTTATAGTTGGCACCTGCAAGCCAGCCTACATTATTAGCTCCACCGCCTACCCAATTTGAAAAGGCAGCCTGATTGAGCATTAAAGTATTTTGTCCCTGAATAGACCATGCTTTTGTAGTATCAGCGATTACTGCATCTGTTTTTAAATCTTGTGCAGAAGCAGCTACTCCAAAAAAAATAGAGAGTGGTAATAGAATTTTTTCATGATAAATTTATTTTTAAATGTATATCCAAGATAAATAAAAAATTATACACTATCACAAGAAATAAATCGCAATCTTATCATTTATAACAGATTACCTTAACACAAGTGGTATCTGTGTTAATTTACAAACAAGAAAAGCACTTCAATTGAAGTGCTTTTCTTGTTTTATAGTGATTTTTAAATCTATTTTTTAAGCCACCACTGGCTGTCTTTTCTGTCAGAACGTTTCACTCCATTATCAATATTGTAGGCAAAACCAATTCCCAAAGTCTGCTTTAGCTGAGTTTTTTGAATTTGATTATGATCGTACATCAAATCTAAAGTAACAATGGATGATACAAATCTGTTGATTTTCATATTTAGAAGCATATTGTACGACAACACCATGTGATCAGGGTTTTCAAGATAATTGGAGAATATAGATGCTGTATTGGTCATTTCTATATTTTCCATCAATTTAACTTTATAAATTGCTGAACCTAGGAAACCTATTTGCATCAAGAAAAAATCTCCATCCGATTTTAAACCATAGTTTCCTGTAAGCTGCAATTCTTTATCTAAAACAAATGTAAATCTACCATTGGCAGGTCTTAGCGTAACCGTAAGATTGTCATTTGGTCTGTAAGTGATACCTAAACCGGCATTCACATATCCCGGAGCCATAAAGTTAGAAATTTTCTTAGCTTCAGGATTATTTCCATCTTCAAAACCACCTGAGAACTGTGACAGTAAACTCGCACCAGTAGAAACATACCAGCTCTTTGAAAACTGTCGTCCGTAGTTGGTGGAAATATTAAGGACATCCTGAGTTTTTCTTGTCCCAACTCCTTTGGTCGTATTTTGTCCGTAATTAAGGATAATAATATTTTCCCAAAGGTGTCGCCCATTTTCGTACACAAGGTTATAATTTGCGCTAGCCAACCAACCCACGTTGTTGGCTCCACCACCAACCCAATTGGAGAAAGCTGCCTGGTTAAACATCACACTGTTTTTTGCAATCACAGACCAGTGTCTTGGTTTTTTTATGGTATCAACGGCTGCAGAGTCACTGATGACAACTTGCGCAAATGAATGTACACTCAGATACATAAAAAGTAAAACGAAAATCTTTTTCATAAATCTCAATTTTTCCAAATGCAAAAATAGGAATATAATGTGAAACACCAAGTTTACACGTTTTCAGAGGTTTATAATCAAACACTTTACGTCATGATTTTAAAACATTATATTCCCAAAAACATTACTTTTTGTCTCAAATATTTGATTAAAATTAAAATCATCGACAAATTTTCCGAAATTTATACTTGGCTTTTGATTTGACAGTTTTCAGGTATGTTTAAAAATGTAATTCACAAAAACGCCATCATCAATCCTCTGCTCATGCTGGGTGCCATGTGGTTGGGATATTTTCTACAGATGCAGGGCTTTTTTGCAAGTTGCTTTGGGGCGATTATCCCTTTACTTCCGGAAGGTTTGCTTGGGATTATCACCTCGCCTTTACTCCACGGAAGTATTGATCATATAGTGAGCAACTCCATTCCTATCGCAGTTTTAATGTGCCTTTTATATCAATTTTATCCTTTAGTGGCCAATAAAGTTTTTATTCTCGGTTGGCTTGCGACTGGGCTTTTACTTTGGGCGCTTCCACCAATTGATATTATGACTGGACAATACACCTACACTTGTACTATCGGAGCCAGTGGAGTTGTTTATGTGCTTGCATTTTTTCTGTTTTTCAGTGGTGTTTTTAAATGGAATATGACACTCCTTACCATCTCACTTTTGGTCGTCTTATATTATGGAAGCTTAATTTGGGGAATGTTTCCTGAAGAACTTTTTCACAATCTTCAGGAGCCGAGCAAAATCTCCTGGCAAGCACATTTATCAGGAGCTGTTGTAGGAATTATTCTTGCCTTTATATTTAAAAATGTAGGTGATAAAAAGAAGAGATTCATTTGGGAATTTCCTAATTATTATAGTGAAAAAGATGACAAGCTTTGGCAGGAATACAAAGAAAACCATCCTGATGACTTTTTAGAATTACCCTACAAAAAAAATGAAGATATTTGGGATCATTTGGAAGAATTACGACGAAAATAAATCCTAATTTGCTACATTTGAATAAAATAACACACAAATGTATTCTGAAGAACATCTCTACTCTATTGCTCTCCGCGAGTGTAATTTTATAGGTGATATTAATTTTTTCAAACTTGTCCGAAGTTTCGGAAGCGCAAAAAATGTTTGGCAGTCAGCAAAAAAAGAACTCAGCAAAACCGACGGAATCGGCACAAAAACAGTTTCCGATATTGGAAATCCTGAGCATTTGAAATTTGCTGAAAAAGAGCTTTTATTTTGCGAAAAAAATTCCATAAAAATCAATCTACGGCATCAAAATGAACTTCCTTTTTTGCTCAAAGAATGTGATGATGCGCCCGCAATTCTCTACCAGAAAGGAAATTTTGACAACAATTTAAAAACGATAAGTTTAGTTGGAACCAGAAATATTACAGCTTACGGCAAAAAGTTTATCGAAGATTTTTTCGAAGAAGCAAAATCACATCAATTCATCTCCGTTAGCGGTTTAGCTTTAGGTGTTGATAAGGAAGTTCACGAGCAATCATTGAAACATCAGATTCCCACGATTGGAGTTTTGGCGCATGGTTTTCACACGTTTTACCCTTCAAAAAACAGAAAACTTTCAGAAAAAATCATTGAAGAAAACGGAGGATTGCTTACAGAATTTAATTCTTCAAGAAAGCCGGATCGGGAAAATTTTATTCAAAGAAACAGAATTGTTGCCGGAATTTCTTCATCTACGATTGTGGTAGAAACAGCATTCGGCGGAGGCTCAATCAGTACCGCAACATTTGCCAACACCTATAACAGGGACGTTTTTGCTTTACCCGGAAAGATTACTGACAAATACAGCCAAGGTTGCAACCATCTTATTTTTCAGAATAAAGCGACAGCCATTTCTACAATTAAAGATTTACTTGATTTGGTTGGTTTTAATGATCCAAAAGAGAAAATTGAAGAACTTTTTCCACGCAGTGAAATTTCAATTCAATTATCTGAAAATCAAGAATTAATATATCAAAATATTGCAGCAAATCCACACGTCTCTTTGGATGATTTAGCAGAAAAAATTTCGGTGGCTTCACACAAAATACTGCCGGTAATATTAGAATTGGAGCTTTTGGGAAAAGTAAAATCATTTTCCGGGAGACAATTTTTAGCAATATAAGAATTAACGATTTCTTAATATTTCATTATTTCACATATAACATTTAATTTTTAACAAACTTTAGTTTAAAATTATCAATTTAATAATATTCCATCCCATTATTATTGAATTATCAGCAAATATTAAATAAGCTATTGTGAATCTTGAAAAAAAATTAAATTTGTTGACATAATATTCAACCCTATCTAATATGGAACAATATAATATTGACCAGAAAATCCAGGAATTTATCTCCAAAATTGAGGCGAAAAATCCTAACGAACCGGAATTCTTACAAGCAGTTAAAGAAGTTGCTGTAACTGTAATTCCGTTTATCCTAACCAGAAAAGAATATACCGGCATGAAGCTTCTTGAGAGAATGGCTGAAGCTGAAAGAATTATTATTTTCAGAGTTCCATGGGTTGATGATAAAGGAGAAATCCAAGTAAACAGAGGTTTCAGAATTCAGATGAACTCTGCCATCGGACCTTACAAAGGAGGAATTCGTTTCCATCCTACAGTAAACCTTTCTGTGCTTAAATTCTTAGCTTTCGAGCAGGTTTTCAAAAACTCATTGACTACGCTTCCAATGGGAGGTGGAAAAGGAGGTTCAGATTTTGACCCACAAGGAAAAACTGATATGGAAGTGATGCGTTTCTGCCAGGCTTTCATGACAGAATTGTGTAAGCACATTGGCCCTGAAACTGACGTTCCTGCGGGAGACATCGGTGTTGGAGCAAGAGAAATCGGATATTTATTCGGTCAGTACAAGAAAATCAGAAACGAATTTACCGGAGTTCTTACCGGAAAAGGTCTTGCTTACGGAGGTTCATTAATCCGTCCTGAAGCGACTGGTTACGGTGTTGTTTACTTCGCTGAGCAGATGTTAAAGACTATCGGACAAACCTTTAAAGATAAAACAGTTACTGTTTCAGGTTTCGGAAACGTAGCTTGGGGAGTTATCAAAAAAATATCAGAACTTGGCGGAAAAGTAGTTACCCTTTCTGGTCCGGACGGTTATGTGTATGATAAAGACGGTATCGACGGAGAAAAAATCGATTATTTATTAGAATTGAGATCTTCAGGAAACAACAGAGCCGAAGATTATGCTAAAAAATATCCATCTGCGGTATTCCACGCTGGGAAACGTCCTTGGGAAGTGAAGTGTGATGTAGCCATCCCTTCTGCAACTCAAAACGAATTGCACTTAGAAGATGCAAGAATGTTGGTAGAAAACGGCTGTCTTTGTGTAACCGAAGCAGCGAATATGCCTTCTACATTAGACGCAATCAATTATTTCCTTGAAAACAAAGTATTGTTCTCTCCCGGGAAAGCTTCTAACGCAGGTGGTGTTGCCACTTCAGGTCTTGAAATGACTCAAAACTCAATCAGATTGAACTGGACTTCAGAAGAAGTTGACGCAAGACTGAAAGAGATCATGATCGGAATCCACAAAGCTTGTAGAGACTACGGTAAAGAAGAAGATGGCTATGTGAACTACGTAAAAGGCGCTAACATCGCCGGATTCGTAAAAGTAGCAGAAGCAATGCTTGCTCAAGGAGTAGTATAAAATATAAAGGTCGGGAGGTTTCCCGACCTTTTTTCTTACAACCTGTCCCGGGACTACAAATGGGAAAAAAGTAATAGTGAAAGTGAAAGCATTGAATGTCCAGTTCAATGCTTTTTTTATTTTTATCTGATGAAAAGATATTGTTTTGTTATAGTTAAAACGCTATCTTTTTTCAATGTAAATATTCATTAATTTTCATACTTCTGTTTTCATTATTAGCATCTTCAATAGCTTTCAAAATAGTTTTAATTTGTTTTTTATTGATGACATATTTATTAAAAAACACATATTCAATAGTCTTTGTATTTTTAATATCTTCTAATGGATTTTTTCTAAGCAGCACCAGATCTGAATGATATCCCATTTTTATTTTTCCCGTTTTACTTTTCATCCAATTGCCTGGCGCAACAGTTGCAGAATAAATGGCTTGTGAGTTGGTCATTCCTGATTTAGATAAAGATTCCAACTCATTATGAAGAGAAAATCCAGGGACAGAAACAGGTACATTAGCATCTGTTCCGGCCATAATCAGTACTTTATAGTCTACCAATGCCTTTGTCATGATATGTATAGCCTCTACATAGGTTTTCCAAAAAGTCAATGATGATTTTTTTGCGCTTGGCTCATCTTTTCCATCATACTCATATCCATTTTTGCCGGGTAGCCAGCCTAATTTGTACAGCGGAGTTCCCTTAATAATTTTTGGGTTGACATATTTTAATTCTACCTCTTTAAGTTTAGATTTTAAATTAAATCTTTGCTCCACAAAACTTTCACACAACGCAACCGTTGAAGTAATACTAATATCATTTTCTTTCAGCTTTTTCGCAATCTGCACAGAGCGTACTTTTAAAAATGTAAGATATTCTTTACGGTTTTTAGAAATTGGTTTTCCAAACTCATCAATTGTTTTAACGGTGAGTTCTTCAATATGAGCTACCTCTTTTTGACCTGATTTATAAAAGGTTTCTAAATTAACTAAAGGTATGTGCCCAATCACCGGAATATTATTTTCTTTAGCAATTTCATTGGTTGTCTTAACCATTTCCTGAGTCACAAAACCATACATTTTAATCGCGTCATAGCCTTGTTCGTTTATTTTTTTATTGCTTTTTGGGCATCATTTTTATTTGAATAGTTGATGGATTTTCTTGTCCAGCTATAATAATAACCCGTCAATCCGCTCTCACTATATATTGGTGGGGATGCAATAAACATTCGTGGGCCGAGACCATTTTTTTGTATTGACTTTCTCCATTCTAAGACAACAGGCTGTCCGGCCATTTCTCTGATGTAAGTAATTCCATTCGCCAAATATAAAAACAAATCATTCTTGCTTTCTTTTAAATGAACATGACTATCTACAAGACCAGGAATCAAATATTGCCCTGTACCATCAATAATAGTAGCCTCTCTATTTATAGTTTGATCTTCGCTTAATTGAAGAATCACACCGTCTTTAATAAGTATATTTTGATTTTTAATAAAATGACTGCAATCTTCTGAAAGAACGTTGACATTTCTTATCTGAAGCATTTTAGAAGGTTTAATAGTCGAAGAAATATCAATAGTCTTGGTAGATTTCCCCATGACTTTATTTAATTCATGATCTGCCCAAATAAAAGCACAGATAACAACACCTAATAATGCCATAACTGAATACAAAATTCTCCTAATCCATCGTTTTTTCATAAATTATCTCGTTTAATTTGAAAAACAAAATAAATACAAATACTACTTAAATCCATGTAAATATGGGGATTAGGTATGAAGTATACCGTTTTAGGTACAGAAATTACAGGGTCAATAAATACTCTCTATAATTTTTAGAAACAGGAAGTTCAATTTGGGTAAGAGAAATGGTATCTTGATTTTTCCAAGCCTTAAAATGGGACGGATTTATTAAATGCGAACGATGAACCTGAACTAAAAAATCAAAATCATTCTGAATCTTTTTAAGCGTACTCCGTATAAGTTTTGTTTTTAGCTCGCTACCATCTATAAAGAAGATCTCAACATAATTTTGCGAATTTGAGACACAGATCAAATCATCTTTTCTTATTTTTAAAATATCCAACTTGTTCTCTCCTCTCATAATGATATTATCGTCTTTTGCAGGAATTAATGTAACAGCATATATTCTTGCCAAAACTATGATAGGTGTCGAGATCAAAGCCGATTTAAGAATTATAATCTTTAAAAATGTAAAAAAATCATATCCTCCTTGTAAGACCGGACTTTTGTAAAAACAAAACGTACATATCAAATAAAGAAGTTGAAAAAAAATAAGGCTGACTATTTCCAATCCAATATTCCATTTTGATAGTTTATTATAAATCTTTTTTTGAAGTAAAGCCAGAACACCATAAGATAGAAATGCGATGAAGCTAAATCCGATACTGATAAGAACCCATACTTTAAAACTTATCGTTCCATCATCAAACGGTCTTATAAAAAAAGCAAAGATAAAAAGCCAGATACTGAGGAAGATCCCTATTAGTAGATGATGCTTAATCGATGGGTTGAGTTTTTTCATGTAATAAGAAAATGACTATTATGTAGTGATTAATTATTTACACATAATTACAAAAAAAATCCTGAAACATTACATCTCAGGATTCCATTTTTACTTATATAAAAAAACTACTTCTAATAGCAAATCAATTGGGGATTGATTTAATTCTGAAACGAAGTTGTTTAGATAAAATTATAATTCACACTCGTTTTAACTAAAATTTATAAGACTTTAGAAATTTTTAAGAT comes from Chryseobacterium sp. 3008163 and encodes:
- a CDS encoding DUF3078 domain-containing protein produces the protein MLNQAAFSNWVGGGANNVGWLAGANYNMTYEKGKDLWENIIILGYGQNNTQGVGNRKTQDVINLSTNYGREFAKSWYLSGGASLQTQFAGGFEDGNNPDAKKISNFMAPGYVNVGVGVTYRPNDNFTMTLRPANARITFVLDEELQTAGNYGLKNDGDASLFQFGFLGTAVYKLKLMENINLTNTASVFSNYLDHPERLVLAYGAVLNMKINKYISSNITVDVLYDHNQIQKTQLKQTLGVGLAYNIDNGKKASDKKEQQSWMKK
- a CDS encoding DUF3078 domain-containing protein, with translation MKKIFVLLFMYLSVHSFAQVVISDSAAVDTIKKPRHWSVIAKNSVMFNQAAFSNWVGGGANNVGWLASANYNLVYENGRHLWENIIILNYGQNTTKGVGTRKTQDVLNISTNYGRQFSKSWYVSTGASLLSQFSGGFEDGNNPEAKKISNFMAPGYVNAGLGITYRPNDNLTVTLRPANGRFTFVLDKELQLTGNYGLKSDGDFFLMQIGFLGSAIYKVKLMENIEMTNTASIFSNYLENPDHMVLSYNMLLNMKINRFVSSIVTLDLMYDHNQIQKTQLKQTLGIGFAYNIDNGVKRSDRKDSQWWLKK
- a CDS encoding rhomboid family intramembrane serine protease, producing MFKNVIHKNAIINPLLMLGAMWLGYFLQMQGFFASCFGAIIPLLPEGLLGIITSPLLHGSIDHIVSNSIPIAVLMCLLYQFYPLVANKVFILGWLATGLLLWALPPIDIMTGQYTYTCTIGASGVVYVLAFFLFFSGVFKWNMTLLTISLLVVLYYGSLIWGMFPEELFHNLQEPSKISWQAHLSGAVVGIILAFIFKNVGDKKKRFIWEFPNYYSEKDDKLWQEYKENHPDDFLELPYKKNEDIWDHLEELRRK
- the dprA gene encoding DNA-processing protein DprA; translated protein: MYSEEHLYSIALRECNFIGDINFFKLVRSFGSAKNVWQSAKKELSKTDGIGTKTVSDIGNPEHLKFAEKELLFCEKNSIKINLRHQNELPFLLKECDDAPAILYQKGNFDNNLKTISLVGTRNITAYGKKFIEDFFEEAKSHQFISVSGLALGVDKEVHEQSLKHQIPTIGVLAHGFHTFYPSKNRKLSEKIIEENGGLLTEFNSSRKPDRENFIQRNRIVAGISSSTIVVETAFGGGSISTATFANTYNRDVFALPGKITDKYSQGCNHLIFQNKATAISTIKDLLDLVGFNDPKEKIEELFPRSEISIQLSENQELIYQNIAANPHVSLDDLAEKISVASHKILPVILELELLGKVKSFSGRQFLAI
- the gdhA gene encoding NADP-specific glutamate dehydrogenase is translated as MEQYNIDQKIQEFISKIEAKNPNEPEFLQAVKEVAVTVIPFILTRKEYTGMKLLERMAEAERIIIFRVPWVDDKGEIQVNRGFRIQMNSAIGPYKGGIRFHPTVNLSVLKFLAFEQVFKNSLTTLPMGGGKGGSDFDPQGKTDMEVMRFCQAFMTELCKHIGPETDVPAGDIGVGAREIGYLFGQYKKIRNEFTGVLTGKGLAYGGSLIRPEATGYGVVYFAEQMLKTIGQTFKDKTVTVSGFGNVAWGVIKKISELGGKVVTLSGPDGYVYDKDGIDGEKIDYLLELRSSGNNRAEDYAKKYPSAVFHAGKRPWEVKCDVAIPSATQNELHLEDARMLVENGCLCVTEAANMPSTLDAINYFLENKVLFSPGKASNAGGVATSGLEMTQNSIRLNWTSEEVDARLKEIMIGIHKACRDYGKEEDGYVNYVKGANIAGFVKVAEAMLAQGVV
- a CDS encoding LytTR family DNA-binding domain-containing protein, translating into MARIYAVTLIPAKDDNIIMRGENKLDILKIRKDDLICVSNSQNYVEIFFIDGSELKTKLIRSTLKKIQNDFDFLVQVHRSHLINPSHFKAWKNQDTISLTQIELPVSKNYREYLLTL